DNA sequence from the Salifodinibacter halophilus genome:
TGAAGGCCATTCAGAAAGAACTCGGCGAAATTGACGAAAGTGGCGGCAACGACCTCGACGAGTTGCAGCAGAAAATCGAAAAAGCGGGGTTGCCAAAAGCCGCGCGTGAAAAGGTCGACGCCGAATTTGCCAAGTTGAAATCGATGTCGCCGATGGCGGCTGAAGCGACCGTGGTCCGTAATTATCTGGATTGGATGGTTGATGTGCCGTGGAAAAAGCGCACGCGCACCAAGATCGATCTCGATAAGGCCCAACAGGTGCTCGACACCGACCACTACGGGTTGGAACGGGTCAAAGAGCGTATCGTCGAGAACTTGGCCGTGCAGTCGCGGGTCAAGAAGATCAAAGGGCCGATTCTGTGCCTCGTCGGCCCGCCGGGCGTGGGCAAGACTTCGCTTGGGCGCTCGATCGCGCAAGCGACCAACCGCAAATTCATGCGCATGAGTCTTGGCGGCGTGCGCGACGAAGCCGAAATCCGCGGTCATCGGCGGACCTATATTGGCTCCATGCCGGGTAAGATCGTTCAGAACCTGACCAAGGTCGGTGTCCGCAATCCGCTGTTTTTGTTGGATGAAGTCGACAAGATGGCGATGGATTTCAGAGGCGACCCGGCGTCAGCGTTGCTCGAAGTACTTGACCCCGAGCAAAACAGCACCTTTGCTGATCACTACCTGGAGGTCGATTACGATCTGTCGCAGGTTATGTTCGTGTGCACGGCTAACACGCTAGATATCCCGCCGGCGCTACTGGATCGCATGGAAGTGATCCGGCTGTCGGGCTATACAGAGGATGAAAAACTCAACATCGCGGATGGCCACCTGTTGCCGAAGGCCCGATCGGAAAATGGTCTCACAGCTGACGAGTTATCCATTTCCGACAACGCGTTGACCGATATCATCCGGCGCTATACCCGTGAGGCTGGTGTGCGTAACCTCGAGCGCGAGATCAGCACTGTCTGCCGCAAGGTGGTTAAGCAAATCATCCAATCCCAGGGGCGCGATTCGGTTAGTGTGACGAACAGCAATCTGCAGAAATATCTGGGTGTGCCGCGGCATCGCTACGGCCAAGCGGAAGAGACTGACAGCGTAGGCAAGGCCACCGGACTGGCGTGGACCGAGGTCGGCGGCGAGCTGCTCACGTTGGAAGCGGCCGCTGTGCCGGGCACCGGCAAAATGGAGAATACCGGCTCGCTTGGCGATGTCATGCAGGAATCGATTCAGGCGGCGCGGACGTTCATTCGATCGCGCACCGAGGCGCTTGGAATCGACCCGGAATTCATGCGCAACCGCGACGTGCACGTTCATGTGCCGGAAGGCGCGACGCCCAAGGATGGACCCAGCGCTGGCACCGGCATGGCGACAGCCATGATTTCGGCGCTCACCGGGATCCCAGTGAGCGCGAGTGTGGCCATGACGGGTGAAATCACGCTTCGCGGCGATGTGTTGCCGATCGGTGGACTCAAGGAGAAACTGTTGGCTGCCCACCGCGGCGGCATCCACACCGTGCTGATCCCGCAGGAAAACGCTAAGGATCTTAAAGAGATTCCCAGCAACATCAAGAATAAACTCGATGTGCAGCCGGTGCGTCACGTCGACGAAGTCATCGAGACGGCGCTTGTTCAGCAACCGGCGCCGCTGGCTGACGGCGCGCCGGCCGCAGAAACAAAATCGGTTGCCGGTGAGTCGGAGGTTCGTCCACACTGACGCGAACTGCGAGTTCCCGGATAGGAATATCGTTGTGAGCCGATGCATGCCTCGCTATCGGGGCATGCATTTGCTGTTTAATGTGGCTGGGCGCGACCTCGACTGCCGCGTGATACGCGGAATGGGCGCGAGACCTGACGAAGTCATTATTGACGGGGCGTCAGTGCACTTGTATAACCCCTTGGAACGTGGCGCGGCTCGACCGTGTGGCGGGGGTGCCGGTATCGTTGGGCTGGCAGAGTACCGAACGATGCTTGCGTAGCCTGTTAAAATTTCTCCTCACTACAGGGATCTTTGTAATGAATAAAACCGATCTTATTGACGTCATAGCGTCGAAAGCCGACTTGTCGAAAGCCGACGCGCAGCGAGCTTTGGAAGGGACCCTGAATGCAATCACGGAGTCGATGAAAAGCGGCAACGATGTCCAGCTGGTTGGCTTTGGTACCTTTTCGGTAAGAAAGCGCGCTGAACGCCAGGGCCGCAATCCCAAAACCGGGGAGTCGATTCGTATCCCGGCTGGTCAAACACCGGGTTTCAAGGCTGGCAAAGCGCTTAAAGACGCGGTAAACTAGGCGACTTGGTGATGATTGGATCGGCCGCCGAATCGCACCCGGGTGCTTAGCTCAGCCGGTAGAGCGTCGCCCTTACAAGGCGAAGGTCGGCGGTTCGAACCCGTCAGCACCCACCAGAAAATCGGAGCGGTAGTTCAGCTGGTTAGAATGCCGGCTTGTCACGCCGGAGGTCGCGGGTTCGAATCCCGTCCGCTCCGCCAT
Encoded proteins:
- the lon gene encoding endopeptidase La, translating into MTDQDRLPLLPLRDVVVFPHMAIPLFVGRENSITALNAAMAEDKKILLVAQRSAEIDEPGRDEVYDVATVASILQMLKLPDGTVKVLVEGSDRAHLGSFEEAEDGYFVAGWEAVTEPAGDQVESDALMRSAVTSFESYSKLNNKVSSDLLASLSSMDSAGRLADTMVGHLNLRLDERQEILEIADPAARLEHVVAKIEAEKEVLEVEKKIRSRVKEQMEKSQREYYLNEQMKAIQKELGEIDESGGNDLDELQQKIEKAGLPKAAREKVDAEFAKLKSMSPMAAEATVVRNYLDWMVDVPWKKRTRTKIDLDKAQQVLDTDHYGLERVKERIVENLAVQSRVKKIKGPILCLVGPPGVGKTSLGRSIAQATNRKFMRMSLGGVRDEAEIRGHRRTYIGSMPGKIVQNLTKVGVRNPLFLLDEVDKMAMDFRGDPASALLEVLDPEQNSTFADHYLEVDYDLSQVMFVCTANTLDIPPALLDRMEVIRLSGYTEDEKLNIADGHLLPKARSENGLTADELSISDNALTDIIRRYTREAGVRNLEREISTVCRKVVKQIIQSQGRDSVSVTNSNLQKYLGVPRHRYGQAEETDSVGKATGLAWTEVGGELLTLEAAAVPGTGKMENTGSLGDVMQESIQAARTFIRSRTEALGIDPEFMRNRDVHVHVPEGATPKDGPSAGTGMATAMISALTGIPVSASVAMTGEITLRGDVLPIGGLKEKLLAAHRGGIHTVLIPQENAKDLKEIPSNIKNKLDVQPVRHVDEVIETALVQQPAPLADGAPAAETKSVAGESEVRPH
- a CDS encoding HU family DNA-binding protein encodes the protein MNKTDLIDVIASKADLSKADAQRALEGTLNAITESMKSGNDVQLVGFGTFSVRKRAERQGRNPKTGESIRIPAGQTPGFKAGKALKDAVN